In a single window of the Pseudomonas sp. B21-015 genome:
- the tssG gene encoding type VI secretion system baseplate subunit TssG has product MATPSRHAAVPLSLSQKLRRDPQAFELLQALLLLEREHPQAESLGSGTAPQAEALRLRGPLTPLFSASEIENLTQEAGQPPTLTTPVFGLGGPDGPLPYAYQEWLQQRARAKDHAPAEFLDLFQHRLLSLLYKVMRKHRIAVGFTAPGASPVQAQLRALTGLLPKALQERQAVPDSAVLACSALFADGRRSLAGFAAIVREHFELPVALSAYEGAWREIPPASRSRLQPGGRNLQLGRSAVAGTRVWDEHAGIRLSLGPLTSAQAARFLPDGESHPALASLSALYFGPDLDCTLVLLVRGASPMKLGRQAPPLLSWNGGLQRQTSLAVQRIETRLRQLEIT; this is encoded by the coding sequence ATGGCAACCCCAAGCCGGCATGCCGCTGTCCCTCTGAGCCTGAGCCAGAAGCTGCGGCGCGATCCGCAGGCGTTCGAGTTGCTGCAAGCGTTGCTGCTGCTGGAGCGCGAACACCCGCAAGCCGAATCCCTGGGCAGCGGCACTGCCCCTCAAGCGGAAGCCTTGCGCCTGCGCGGGCCGTTGACGCCGCTGTTTTCCGCCAGCGAAATCGAAAACCTGACCCAGGAAGCGGGCCAGCCACCGACGCTCACGACTCCAGTGTTTGGCCTCGGCGGACCGGACGGCCCCCTGCCCTACGCCTATCAGGAATGGCTGCAACAACGCGCCCGGGCCAAGGATCATGCACCGGCCGAGTTCCTCGACCTGTTCCAGCATCGTTTGCTCAGCCTGCTGTACAAAGTGATGCGCAAACACCGGATTGCGGTCGGCTTCACAGCCCCCGGCGCGTCGCCGGTACAGGCGCAACTGCGGGCGCTGACCGGGTTGTTGCCCAAAGCCTTGCAGGAACGTCAAGCCGTACCCGACTCCGCCGTACTGGCGTGCAGCGCGCTGTTTGCCGACGGTCGTCGCTCCCTGGCCGGTTTCGCCGCGATCGTGCGCGAGCACTTCGAATTGCCGGTGGCACTCAGCGCCTACGAAGGTGCCTGGCGGGAAATTCCGCCCGCCAGTCGCAGCCGCCTGCAACCGGGTGGGCGCAATCTGCAACTGGGCCGCAGCGCCGTGGCCGGCACCCGGGTCTGGGATGAACATGCCGGCATCCGCCTGAGCCTCGGCCCGTTGACCTCGGCACAGGCAGCGCGGTTTCTGCCGGATGGCGAATCCCATCCGGCGCTGGCCAGCCTCAGCGCGTTGTATTTCGGCCCCGATCTGGATTGCACGCTGGTGCTGTTGGTGCGTGGTGCCAGCCCGATGAAACTCGGTCGCCAGGCGCCGCCCTTGCTCAGCTGGAACGGCGGCCTGCAACGCCAGACCAGCCTCGCCGTGCAACGGATCGAAACCCGCCTTCGTCAGCTGGAGATCACCTGA